Proteins encoded in a region of the Leifsonia sp. PS1209 genome:
- a CDS encoding biotin carboxylase N-terminal domain-containing protein translates to MASHSTSTPSATAAPFGTVLVANRGEIACRVIRTLRRLGIRSVAVFSDADRDAPHVALADVAVRIGPAPAAQSYLDIAAIVTAARATGAQAVHPGYGFLSENADFAAACEAEGIVFVGPGVHALDVMGDKIAAKREVEAHGVPTIPGIARPGLTDDELIAAADEIGFPVLVKPSAGGGGKGMQSVRNAADLPEALAAARRVAAAAFGDDTLFLERLVDMPRHIEVQVLADRHGTVVHLGERECSLQRRHQKVIEEAPSPLLDAATRARIGEAACAVAASVDYVGAGTVEFLVSDAAPDEFFFMEMNTRLQVEHPVTELVTGLDLVEWQLRIAAGEPLGFAQQDVRLSGHAIEARVYAENPERGFLPSDGSVLALHEASGDGVRVDSGLAAGLPIVTEYDPMLAKVIAWGADRREALARLDRALADTAILGAVTNVRWLRDLLADDDVRAGRLDTTIIDRRFSEQAPTEASEPELIAAALIAHLDRIERAEGAGATAAGAAGGLWATPSGWRLGEHRPTPYDLGTATVNVTGDAAALDTATATVTVDARDSGQDGARSSATRTGGLRLLPPASSGQPATALLTLDGTVTAFRYARDGAAIWLGAGGAARQLRLVGREERIARDLAGLARVAGVADPELRTPMPGTVVAVAVASGDHVEAGDTVVTVEAMKMEHRLVAPLAGTVHVRVAPGDLVKLDQLVASVDVDPTPSTAPAAPTGGPRASTGPTPSATTP, encoded by the coding sequence GTGGCCTCCCACTCCACCAGCACTCCCTCAGCGACCGCCGCGCCCTTCGGCACCGTGCTCGTCGCCAATCGCGGCGAGATCGCCTGCCGCGTCATCCGCACCCTGCGCCGCCTGGGCATCCGGTCGGTGGCCGTCTTCAGCGACGCCGACCGGGATGCGCCCCACGTCGCCCTCGCGGACGTCGCCGTCCGCATCGGGCCGGCGCCGGCCGCCCAGAGCTATCTCGACATCGCCGCGATCGTGACCGCCGCGCGGGCCACCGGGGCGCAGGCCGTGCACCCGGGATACGGCTTCCTCTCCGAGAACGCCGACTTCGCCGCCGCCTGCGAGGCGGAGGGCATCGTCTTCGTCGGCCCCGGCGTGCACGCTCTCGACGTGATGGGCGACAAGATCGCCGCGAAACGGGAGGTCGAGGCCCACGGCGTGCCGACCATCCCGGGCATCGCGCGCCCCGGCCTGACCGACGATGAGCTGATCGCGGCGGCGGACGAGATCGGCTTCCCGGTGCTCGTGAAGCCGTCGGCGGGCGGCGGCGGCAAGGGGATGCAGTCGGTGCGGAACGCGGCAGACCTGCCGGAGGCGCTCGCCGCGGCCCGGCGCGTTGCTGCCGCGGCGTTCGGCGACGACACGCTGTTCCTCGAGCGGCTGGTCGACATGCCCCGCCACATCGAGGTGCAGGTGCTCGCCGACCGGCACGGCACCGTCGTGCACCTCGGCGAGCGCGAGTGCTCGCTGCAGCGACGCCACCAGAAGGTGATCGAGGAGGCTCCGTCCCCGCTGCTCGACGCGGCCACCAGGGCGCGCATCGGCGAGGCGGCCTGCGCCGTCGCCGCCAGCGTCGACTACGTGGGGGCCGGCACCGTCGAGTTCCTGGTGTCCGACGCCGCCCCGGACGAGTTCTTCTTCATGGAGATGAACACCCGGCTGCAGGTGGAGCATCCGGTGACCGAGCTGGTGACCGGGCTCGACCTGGTGGAGTGGCAGTTGCGCATCGCCGCCGGCGAACCCCTCGGCTTCGCCCAGCAGGATGTGCGCCTGTCCGGCCACGCCATCGAGGCCCGGGTCTACGCGGAGAACCCGGAGCGCGGCTTCCTGCCGAGCGACGGCAGCGTGCTCGCCCTGCACGAGGCATCCGGCGACGGCGTTCGGGTGGACAGCGGCCTGGCCGCCGGGCTGCCCATCGTCACCGAGTACGACCCGATGCTCGCCAAGGTGATCGCCTGGGGCGCAGACCGCCGGGAGGCGCTTGCACGCCTCGACAGAGCCCTGGCAGACACCGCCATCCTCGGCGCCGTCACGAACGTGCGCTGGCTGCGCGACCTGCTCGCCGACGACGACGTGCGCGCCGGGCGCCTCGACACCACCATCATCGACCGGCGCTTCTCCGAGCAGGCGCCGACGGAGGCGAGCGAGCCCGAGCTGATCGCGGCGGCGCTGATCGCGCACCTCGACCGCATCGAGCGGGCGGAAGGTGCTGGCGCTACGGCCGCTGGCGCGGCGGGCGGCCTGTGGGCCACCCCATCCGGATGGCGGCTCGGCGAGCACCGGCCGACCCCGTACGACCTCGGAACGGCCACCGTGAACGTCACCGGCGACGCCGCGGCCCTCGACACCGCGACGGCGACGGTGACCGTGGATGCGCGCGACAGCGGGCAGGACGGCGCGCGGTCCTCCGCCACCCGCACGGGCGGGTTGCGTCTGCTGCCCCCCGCGTCGTCCGGTCAGCCTGCCACGGCGCTCCTGACCCTCGATGGCACGGTGACGGCGTTCCGCTACGCCAGGGACGGTGCAGCCATCTGGCTGGGCGCCGGGGGAGCGGCCAGGCAGCTGCGGCTGGTCGGCCGTGAGGAGCGGATCGCGCGCGACCTCGCCGGGCTCGCCCGGGTGGCCGGCGTCGCCGACCCCGAGCTGCGCACGCCGATGCCGGGAACGGTCGTCGCGGTCGCCGTCGCGAGCGGGGACCACGTCGAGGCGGGCGACACGGTGGTCACCGTGGAGGCGATGAAGATGGAGCACCGTCTGGTGGCTCCGCTCGCCGGGACGGTGCACGTTCGGGTCGCGCCGGGCGACCTCGTGAAGCTCGACCAGCTCGTCGCGAGCGTGGACGTAGACCCCACCCCATCCACCGCGCCGGCCGCGCCCACCGGCGGGCCGCGCGCATCCACAGGGCCGACACCATCGGCCACCACCCCGTGA